The uncultured Fusobacterium sp. DNA segment TAATTTTAACGCTTCAACAGTAGCTCTTGCTACATTGTGCTTATTTCTTGAACCTTTGATTTTAGTAAGAATATCGTGAACTCCTACAAGTTCTAATATTTCTCTTGCTGCAGATCCAGCAATTACTCCAGTTCCTTCATAAGCTGGTGCCATCCATAGAGATGTTGCTCCCCATTTCCCAACGATTTCGTGAGGAATAGTTTTTCCTTTTAAAGAAACATCTACCATGTTCTTTTTAGCAGAAGAAATAGCTTTTTTTATAGCATCAGGAACACCATTTGCTTTCCCTAATCCTAATCCAACTTTTCCTTCTCCGTCTCCAATAGCAGCTAAAACTGAGAAAGATAT contains these protein-coding regions:
- the rpsE gene encoding 30S ribosomal protein S5, which encodes MSKLANREEKQYQEKLLKISRVSKTTKGGRTISFSVLAAIGDGEGKVGLGLGKANGVPDAIKKAISSAKKNMVDVSLKGKTIPHEIVGKWGATSLWMAPAYEGTGVIAGSAAREILELVGVHDILTKIKGSRNKHNVARATVEALKLLRTAEQIAALRGKEVKDILS